Proteins encoded within one genomic window of Pieris rapae chromosome 1, ilPieRapa1.1, whole genome shotgun sequence:
- the LOC111003899 gene encoding uncharacterized protein LOC111003899, with amino-acid sequence MERSVLKIRKIPKIKSEKIRRKTKVIDALHYALKQKWLWSRHIVRYTDERWTINCIERIKGKKKRAPQEKVDRRNRSGNRKQRIEKESHGLRQLEKAGGGLYPPPRPL; translated from the coding sequence ATGGAAAGAAGCgtactaaaaataagaaaaatacctaaaattaaaagcgaAAAAATAAGACGAAAAACAAAAGTGATAGATGCCTTACATTATGCCCTAAAACAGAAGTGGCTATGGTCGAGGCATATAGTAAGATACACAGATGAAAGGTGGACTATAAACTGTATAGAAAGGATCAAGGGAAAGAAGAAGAGGGCGCCCCAAGAAAAGGTggatagaagaaatagaagcggTAACAGGAAACAGCGAATagagaaagaaagccatggacTGAGACAGTTGGAAAAagctggaggaggcctttatcCGCCGCCGAGGCCTTTATGA
- the LOC111003856 gene encoding leucine-rich PPR motif-containing protein, mitochondrial — MLTRQMFTRLIQRKLFLNRKLLPICCQSENLQYRQIRIVTGCEREHSSDKISSKNRILLSGALPKDFTKSTKNLSPEDLLEKLIANLSSDIYQRHRVYKNDLIRVINKIKEVQFSTKKQELLLISCCSELLPDETPAARMILVEDIWNTIKCHTKFDVDHYNELLRVYVANKRTVIPNNFIDQMLPVKPNNTTYELLLKALSEAGDINRATEVISNMKALEIPASENVFNSLIVCHGKAGKLSGIQEVTTMMSSLKINKSVETYTAIARAYAWNKKHNMLLDEMKKAKNNEIQFDEIHIMEIVKSLAEVVNYEPVPKVLQYLPEAILKSPSISPYMQSVATLLVFQNHPLVALEIYKCLPLPSFGPKDDQGLHGRSLVRDCVKASLPSSVIALVTQELMSSGRNPIALQNASECALQLGKVPLALEMFTRMKLLGMPLRPHYFWPILLHSSKTYGEKGIMNTLSTMVTMDVKPDYDTILLYVLPFVSFTSPQNLMKKFLETGLNVSSVLTPMMETLLNTGQVRAASEICELFQGKVDCERLIKPLYKGYLMSGDFKSTIHILEDMTTKASDTSKDWIGRCLCQFMKGKSVKDNVNDVLNIAKALSSTSLRISTPACDICLSNIPEDYKNKDDLKEALLNIMDERIKDEGEFFVQNMPHPKHMNEGSLRAHLSELEAKGMNTRGVLRKLLQQYCREGNLPAAREIADRCQKEGVFLSAGMKAAMFDLHVKLGELDLAELTLADLSRSAPNFMLDEFKVIDFATLMVYRKKIGQAFVLIKEQSKKRRVSGGQSISKNCWRLLDAISAQGSHVETRKMFELLNSLNYCKPSNTLLGPLVRAHLKTENFQEAVNEFVRLAKKYNKTPLKHELLCSILRMMGEGKSEDFFLVTEKVNGRYNKMVNTILNVCKTVHGTSDVRLSLIAALADVGYKKTLRQLFLDPKFSFHPEALLRYCERFANEKRLDALEAIAECTKDLRHLDVMEIYNLMLDVYQRDDDYKNALALWTRMQDAEIIPTQRFVRNLCSICKANNKPIPSELSVLLDKVKSANI, encoded by the exons atgttaacgAGACAAATGTTCACTAGATTAATACAGAGgaagttgtttttaaatagaaaacttttaCCGATCTGTTGTCAATCTGAAAATCTACAATATAG ACAAATTCGAATAGTTACTGGTTGTGAGAGGGAACACAGTTCTGATAAGATTTCGAGTAAAAACAGAATATTACTTTCTGGAGCCCTACCAAAGGATTTTacaaaatcaaccaaaaatcTATCTCCAGAGGacttattagaaaaattaattgctAACCTCTCCTCAGACATCTATCAAAGGCATAGAGTATACAAGAATGATTTGATAAgagtgataaataaaattaaggaaGTTCAATTCTCTACTAAAAAACAAGAGCTGCTCCTCATAAGCTGCTGTTCGGAACTCTTGCCAGATGAGACCCCAGCCGCAAGAATGATATTGGTTGAGGATATATGGAATACTATTAA aTGTCATACAAAATTTGATGTAGACCATTATAATGAGCTACTAAGAGTGTATGTTGCAAACAAGAGGACAGTGATACCTAATAACTTCATAGACCAAATGTTACCTGTTAAACCGAATAACACTACCTATGAGCTGTTGTTAAAGGCTTTAAGTGAG GCAGGGGATATCAATAGAGCTACAGAAGTGATATCAAACATGAAAGCTCTAGAAATACCAGCCAGTGAGAATGTTTTCAACTCACTTATTGTTTGCCATGGTAAAGCTgg AAAATTAAGTGGCATCCAAGAAGTAACAACTATGATGagctctttaaaaataaacaaatctgTTGAAACTTACACCGCAATAGCAAGAGCTTATGCTTGGAATAAAAAGCACAATATGCTTCTTGATGAAATGAAGAAagctaaaaataatgaaatacaatttgatGAAATCCACATCATGGAAATTGTGAAAAGTTTAGCTGAGGTTGTAAATTATGAGCCAGTGCCAAAG gTTTTACAGTATTTACCAGAAGCCATACTCAAATCACCATCAATTTCACCATATATGCAAAGTGTTGCAACTTTACTTGTTTTTCAAAACCATCCATTGGTTGCTCTTGAGATCTACAAATGTTTGCCATTGCCTTCTTTTGGGCCTAAAGATGACCAAGGACTACACGGAAGAAGTTTGGTTAGGGATTGTGTGAAGGCGTCATTG CCTTCAAGTGTAATAGCCCTTGTAACACAAGAGCTGATGTCGTCTGGGAGAAACCCTATAGCACTGCAAAATGCATCGGAATGTGCTTTGCAATTAGGAAAAGTACCCTTGGCCTTGGAAATGTTTACGAGAATGAAGCTTCTTGGGATGCCATTAAGACCACATTACTTCTGGCCTATATTGTTGCATAGTTCTAAAACATATGGAGAAAAGG GTATTATGAACACGTTATCAACGATGGTGACCATGGATGTAAAACCAGATTATGATACAATATTACTCTATGTGCTTCCTTTCGTCAGCTTCACGTCGCCTCAGAATCTGATGAAGAAATTTCTAGAAACGGGTCTCAATGTTAGTTCAGTATTGACTCCAATGATGGAGACTTTGCTGAATACGGGTCAAGTACGGGCTGCAAGCGAAATAT gtgAACTATTTCAAGGCAAAGTGGACTGTGAGCGTCTAATTAAACCATTATATAAAGGATATCTAATGAGTGGGGATTTCAAATCTACCATACACATATTAGAGGATATGACGACGAAGGCTTCAGATACGAGTAAGGATTGGATTGGAAGATGTCTTTGTCAGTTTATGAAAGGCAAATCTGTCAAGGACAATGTTAATGATGTTTTGAATATCGCTAAG GCTTTAAGTTCAACTTCCTTGAGGATTTCAACGCCTGCTTGCGATATCTGCTTATCTAATATACCAGaagactataaaaataaagatgatCTAAAAGAGgctctattaaatattatggacGAGAGAATTAAAGACGAAGGAGAGTTCTTTGTGCAAAATATGCCTCATCCA aAACATATGAACGAAGGATCTCTTCGGGCTCATTTAAGCGAGTTAGAGGCGAAGGGGATGAACACACGCGGCGTTCTCCGTAAGCTGTTGCAGCAATATTGCAGGGAAGGCAATCTTCCAGCTGCCAGGGAGATCGCAGACAGGTGTCAGAAAGAAGGG GTGTTTCTATCAGCTGGTATGAAAGCTGCTATGTTCGACCTTCACGTGAAGTTAGGTGAGCTTGACTTAGCTGAACTCACGTTAGCTGATCTCAGCCGATCTGCACCTAACTTCATGTTAGACGAATTCAAAGTTATCGACTTCGCCACTTTGATGGTGTATAGAAAAAAGATCGGCCAGGCCTTTGTGTTGATAAAAGAGCAGTCTAAGAAACG AAGAGTATCAGGCGGTCAGAGTATATCAAAGAATTGTTGGCGGCTTTTGGATGCGATCTCAGCTCAGGGCTCACACGTTGAAACCAGGAAAATGTTTGAACTCCTCAATTCTTTGAACTATTGCAAGCCGAGTAATACACTACTAGGACCATTAGTTAGAGCGCATTTAAAGAC tgaGAACTTCCAAGAAGCGGTGAACGAATTCGTTCGACTTgcaaagaaatataacaaGACGCCCTTAAAACACGAGCTCCTCTGCAGCATACTGAGGATGATGGGCGAGGGGAAGTCCGAGGATTTCTTCCTAGTCACCGAGAAGGTCAATGGCAGATATAACAAAATGGTGAACACCATACTTAATGTTTGCAAGACTGTTCATGGAACGAGTGACGTGCGG CTATCCCTAATAGCCGCTTTAGCCGACGTCGGATACAAGAAAACCTTGAGACAGCTTTTCTTAGACCCCAAATTCAGTTTTCACCCCGAGGCCTTGTTAAGATATTGTGAACGATTCGCCAACGAGAAACGTTTGGACGCGCTTGAAGCGATCGCAGAATGTACGAAAGATCTGAGGCATTTGGATGTTATGGAGATATACAATTTGATGCTGGATGTTTATC aaCGCGATGATGACTACAAAAATGCCCTTGCTCTATGGACCCGAATGCAGGACGCTGAGATTATTCCCACCCAGAGATTTGTACGCAATTTATGTTCCATATGTAAAGCGAATAATAAACCGATACCCTCCGAACTATCGGTTCTCTTAGATAAAGTGAAAAGTGCAAATATTTAA
- the LOC111003873 gene encoding intraflagellar transport protein 74 homolog isoform X1, translating into MDFSESSEHASIGRPDASRPVSRRGFREYTNSGSVLSSSTMRPSSAYRGSTARLSTASFGPAPPTAGRQQTAMSGFSMIDRPITQQGLSGLRTGTGRGFRTRQLQDKRYWEELMQVKVREMKSEIARLSEQAEAGEREKSAKKHYEKRVRELAQELTGLQGRLSDYNTAIRISTGELSKQAVEEQQKDLEKSNKQLQEEIELFFLEKQRKENQLRQLKEQMDKEQTTLTRILTEMTQDQKFQYSDLEATAATLRGEVEQARTQIEHLNKEKDEFFREISSTQMKMHLLELHKRLEAAKEKRDNLKHDINNRLDPQEEREKLLLQVREDNAAISALDSNAANLKQQIKNVQELIEQAEQDLEEGNSERHKKYRELKKREETMDAFLSTYQDDLKKEKERIEQLEKDIVFGLEHSSSNIDLDLSEIDNLKQKEGYTYYDDSKKTVEMLTKDYERFQANLKKVEATRDRLTNELQTLPEKTQVMKEELLLISDLERLRDDGEEQKKELESQLRQIKEKLSPTESAVIEASNKLRKLQASLDGNEMYVKLNSLEEQLGQLENRKTILEEDITSINLKADYEPLKKETFEDLLILNKKIIEDLNTKAY; encoded by the exons ATGGATTTTTCTGAAAGTAGTGAACATGCTAGTATTGGTCGACCAGACGCTTCGCGACCAGTGTCCCGGCGAGGTTTTCGAGAGTACACAAATAGTGGGTCCGTCTTGTCCAG TAGCACAATGCGGCCATCATCTGCCTACAGAGGCAGTACAGCCCGTTTGTCCACCGCGAGTTTTGGACCGGCACCACCTACAGCTGGTCGACAACAAACAGCGATGTCCGGTTTTTCAATG ATCGACAGACCCATAACCCAACAAGGATTATCAGGTTTACGCACAGGTACAGGCAGAGGTTTCCGCACCCGACAGTTACAGGACAAACGGTACTGGGAAGAACTCATGCAAGTCAAAGTGCGAGAGATGAAATCTGAAATAGCCAGACTCTCTGAACAAGCTGAGGCTGGCGAGAGAGAGAAGTCAGCTAAGAAGCACTATGAGAAGAGAGTACGTGAACTGGCACAGGAATTAACTG GTCTACAAGGAAGACTATCTGATTACAATACTGCAATTAGGATATCAACTGGCGAACTTTCGAAACAAGCGGTTGAAGAGCAACAGAAAGATCTGGAGAAAAGTAACAAACAATTACAAGAAGagattgaattatttttcttagaaaAACAGAGGAAGGAAAATCAATTGAGGCAGTTAAAAGAGCAAATGGATAAG GAACAAACAACTCTGACGAGAATTTTGACGGAAATGACGCAGGATCAAAAATTTCAGTACAGTGATTTAGAGGCTACGGCTGCTACTCTAAGGGGTGAAGTTGAACAAGCGAGAACTCAAAttgaacatttaaataaagaaaaagatgAATTCTTTAGAGAGATTTCTTCAACACAG ATGAAGATGCATCTTTTAGAGCTTCATAAGCGACTAGAAGCTGCGAAGGAAAAGCGTGACAACTTAAAACACGATATTAATAACCGTTTAGACCCTCAAGAGGAGAGGGAAAAGTTACTGCTTCAA gttcGTGAAGACAACGCGGCTATCTCTGCTTTAGATAGCAATGCAGCAAATCTTAAACAACAAATCAAAAATGTGCAGGAGTTAATCGAACAAGCTGAACAG GATCTGGAAGAAGGAAATTCTGAAAggcataaaaaatatcgagAGCTTAAAAAAAGAGAAGAGACTATGGACGCTTTTCTTTCGACATACCAAGACGACTTGAAGAAAGAGAAGGAACGAATTGAGCAACTCGAAAAGGATATTGTTTTCGGATTAGAACATAGCAGCTCTAATATAGACTTAGATCTCAGTGAAATTGATAATTTGAAGCAGAAAGAAGGTTACACATATTACGACGATAGTAAAAAAACAGTTGAAATGCTAACAAAAGATTACGAGAGGTTTCAAGCGAACTTAAAGAAA GTTGAAGCGACGCGCGATCGTCTCACCAATGAATTACAAACTTTGCCAGAAAAGACGCAAGTGATGAAGGAAGAGTTGCTTTTAATATCAGATTTAGAACGATTAAGAGACGATG GTGAAGAACAAAAGAAAGAATTAGAAAGCCAATTGAGGCAAATAAAAGAGAAATTATCCCCAACTGAGAGTGCAGTCATAGAAGCGTCCAATAAATTAAGGAAGTTGCAA gcAAGTCTTGACGGAAACGAAATGTATGTGAAGCTAAACAGCCTTGAAGAGCAACTGGGTCAACTTGAAaacagaaaaacaattttggaGGAAGACATAACTTCTATTAATCTAAAGGCCGATTATGAACCTCTAAAGAAGGAGACATTCGAAGATTTATTAATccttaataagaaaataatagaagatttaaATACTAAGGCTTATTAA
- the LOC111003873 gene encoding intraflagellar transport protein 74 homolog isoform X2, whose product MDFSESSEHASIGRPDASRPVSRRGFREYTNSGSVLSSTMRPSSAYRGSTARLSTASFGPAPPTAGRQQTAMSGFSMIDRPITQQGLSGLRTGTGRGFRTRQLQDKRYWEELMQVKVREMKSEIARLSEQAEAGEREKSAKKHYEKRVRELAQELTGLQGRLSDYNTAIRISTGELSKQAVEEQQKDLEKSNKQLQEEIELFFLEKQRKENQLRQLKEQMDKEQTTLTRILTEMTQDQKFQYSDLEATAATLRGEVEQARTQIEHLNKEKDEFFREISSTQMKMHLLELHKRLEAAKEKRDNLKHDINNRLDPQEEREKLLLQVREDNAAISALDSNAANLKQQIKNVQELIEQAEQDLEEGNSERHKKYRELKKREETMDAFLSTYQDDLKKEKERIEQLEKDIVFGLEHSSSNIDLDLSEIDNLKQKEGYTYYDDSKKTVEMLTKDYERFQANLKKVEATRDRLTNELQTLPEKTQVMKEELLLISDLERLRDDGEEQKKELESQLRQIKEKLSPTESAVIEASNKLRKLQASLDGNEMYVKLNSLEEQLGQLENRKTILEEDITSINLKADYEPLKKETFEDLLILNKKIIEDLNTKAY is encoded by the exons ATGGATTTTTCTGAAAGTAGTGAACATGCTAGTATTGGTCGACCAGACGCTTCGCGACCAGTGTCCCGGCGAGGTTTTCGAGAGTACACAAATAGTGGGTCCGTCTTGTCCAG CACAATGCGGCCATCATCTGCCTACAGAGGCAGTACAGCCCGTTTGTCCACCGCGAGTTTTGGACCGGCACCACCTACAGCTGGTCGACAACAAACAGCGATGTCCGGTTTTTCAATG ATCGACAGACCCATAACCCAACAAGGATTATCAGGTTTACGCACAGGTACAGGCAGAGGTTTCCGCACCCGACAGTTACAGGACAAACGGTACTGGGAAGAACTCATGCAAGTCAAAGTGCGAGAGATGAAATCTGAAATAGCCAGACTCTCTGAACAAGCTGAGGCTGGCGAGAGAGAGAAGTCAGCTAAGAAGCACTATGAGAAGAGAGTACGTGAACTGGCACAGGAATTAACTG GTCTACAAGGAAGACTATCTGATTACAATACTGCAATTAGGATATCAACTGGCGAACTTTCGAAACAAGCGGTTGAAGAGCAACAGAAAGATCTGGAGAAAAGTAACAAACAATTACAAGAAGagattgaattatttttcttagaaaAACAGAGGAAGGAAAATCAATTGAGGCAGTTAAAAGAGCAAATGGATAAG GAACAAACAACTCTGACGAGAATTTTGACGGAAATGACGCAGGATCAAAAATTTCAGTACAGTGATTTAGAGGCTACGGCTGCTACTCTAAGGGGTGAAGTTGAACAAGCGAGAACTCAAAttgaacatttaaataaagaaaaagatgAATTCTTTAGAGAGATTTCTTCAACACAG ATGAAGATGCATCTTTTAGAGCTTCATAAGCGACTAGAAGCTGCGAAGGAAAAGCGTGACAACTTAAAACACGATATTAATAACCGTTTAGACCCTCAAGAGGAGAGGGAAAAGTTACTGCTTCAA gttcGTGAAGACAACGCGGCTATCTCTGCTTTAGATAGCAATGCAGCAAATCTTAAACAACAAATCAAAAATGTGCAGGAGTTAATCGAACAAGCTGAACAG GATCTGGAAGAAGGAAATTCTGAAAggcataaaaaatatcgagAGCTTAAAAAAAGAGAAGAGACTATGGACGCTTTTCTTTCGACATACCAAGACGACTTGAAGAAAGAGAAGGAACGAATTGAGCAACTCGAAAAGGATATTGTTTTCGGATTAGAACATAGCAGCTCTAATATAGACTTAGATCTCAGTGAAATTGATAATTTGAAGCAGAAAGAAGGTTACACATATTACGACGATAGTAAAAAAACAGTTGAAATGCTAACAAAAGATTACGAGAGGTTTCAAGCGAACTTAAAGAAA GTTGAAGCGACGCGCGATCGTCTCACCAATGAATTACAAACTTTGCCAGAAAAGACGCAAGTGATGAAGGAAGAGTTGCTTTTAATATCAGATTTAGAACGATTAAGAGACGATG GTGAAGAACAAAAGAAAGAATTAGAAAGCCAATTGAGGCAAATAAAAGAGAAATTATCCCCAACTGAGAGTGCAGTCATAGAAGCGTCCAATAAATTAAGGAAGTTGCAA gcAAGTCTTGACGGAAACGAAATGTATGTGAAGCTAAACAGCCTTGAAGAGCAACTGGGTCAACTTGAAaacagaaaaacaattttggaGGAAGACATAACTTCTATTAATCTAAAGGCCGATTATGAACCTCTAAAGAAGGAGACATTCGAAGATTTATTAATccttaataagaaaataatagaagatttaaATACTAAGGCTTATTAA
- the LOC111003898 gene encoding putative serine protease K12H4.7 has product MLRVFTVSIYLHISKTNGCKMTVFKAVIIFNYLQFVYCSSVYYESGFKYLTEYVLSQIASSADISTTNTRWILQKVDHFDDKSKTWKMRYFENLKFFKHKGPVYIYLGGESEASPGYLSAGIIKSLAQETNGAMFLTEHRYYGKSLPFDDITTNVKHMKWLSSRQALADIAHLIKNIKTNPTFKLSKVVVIGGSYAGNLAAWMRLMYSDLVDAAIASSGPVIAKKDFFEYLEKVNENYELYGTEECLDKIKKVFAKCEEMLQSPEGIEELKNKFNICPECDMNVVENQWVFFSTLMSQFMSNSQYGNPQRIKEHCSKLDNSMRNTSNTMLWNSKSKCMNIEFDSMIKAIQRDLGAYSWTYQTCTEFGYYQTTTSDSQPFGKTVPLDFFIKMCRNVYGPDFDEDRVDKGVDTTNKMYGGLSPNVTRVVFVNGDMDPWSRLGILEDLSYEAPATVIHRASHCTDLLPDVPGATEEIKEAAEHAKYLIKHWIGVDDNSVVF; this is encoded by the coding sequence atgctacgAGTTTTCACTGTAAGCATTTACTTACATATTTCCAAAACAAACGGTTGCAAAATGACTGTTTTCAAAGccgtaataatatttaattacctgCAGTTTGTATACTGTTCCAGTGTATATTATGAAAgtggttttaaatatttaactgaatATGTTCTCAGCCAAATTGCATCTAGTGCAGACATAAGCACAACAAATACAAGATGGATCTTGCAGAAAGTAGATCATTTTGATGATAAATCTAAAACATGGAAAATGAGGTATTTTGAGAAtctcaaattttttaaacataaaggGCCCGTATACATTTACTTAGGCGGAGAGAGTGAGGCATCTCCTGGTTATTTATCAGCTGGAATTATAAAATCCCTCGCGCAGGAGACAAATGGTGCTATGTTCTTAACTGAACATCGGTACTATGGGAAGAGTTTACCATTTGACGATATTACTACGAATGTTAAACATATGAAATGGTTATCATCAAGGCAAGCATTAGCTGATATtgcacatttaataaaaaatataaaaacaaatccgacctttaaattatcaaaagtAGTAGTTATTGGAGGGTCCTACGCAGGCAACTTAGCGGCTTGGATGCGGCTTATGTATTCTGATTTAGTTGATGCTGCGATTGCAAGTAGTGGGCCAGTAATAGCGAAAAAAGATTTCTTTGAGTACTTAGAAAAAGTAAATGAGAATTATGAATTGTATGGTACTGAAGAGTGTTtggacaaaattaaaaaggtttttgcaAAATGTGAAGAAATGCTTCAAAGCCCCGAAGGTATTGAAgagctaaaaaataaatttaatatttgtccTGAATGCGATATGAATGTCGTAGAAAATCAGTGGGTGTTTTTTTCTACTCTGATGTCACAATTTATGTCTAATTCTCAATATGGAAATCCACAGCGTATTAAAGAACATTGCTCAAAGTTAGACAACTCTATGAGAAACACTTCTAACACAATGTTATGGAATTCGAAAAGCAAATGTATGAACATTGAATTTGATTCTATGATAAAAGCAATACAGAGAGACCTGGGGGCATACTCATGGACTTATCAGACTTGTACAGAATTTGGATATTATCAAACAACAACGTCTGATTCACAACCATTTGGCAAAACTGTTccacttgatttttttataaaaatgtgtcGAAATGTGTATGGGCCTGACTTCGACGAAGACAGGGTTGACAAAGGCGTAGATAcaactaataaaatgtatggagGGTTAAGTCCAAATGTAACTCGTGTAGTTTTCGTTAACGGTGACATGGATCCATGGAGTAGGTTGGGTATTCTTGAAGATCTTTCGTATGAAGCGCCAGCCACTGTGATTCATCGAGCTTCACATTGTACCGACTTATTACCAGATGTGCCTGGTGCTACAGAAGAAATTAAAGAAGCTGCAGAACATGCTAAGTACCTTATTAAGCATTGGATTGGAGTAGATGATAATTCAGTAGTTTTTTAA